A genome region from Panthera leo isolate Ple1 chromosome A2, P.leo_Ple1_pat1.1, whole genome shotgun sequence includes the following:
- the CEP41 gene encoding centrosomal protein of 41 kDa isoform X2: MSVRRHIGNPEYLTKRIPQNPRYQHIKSRLDTGNSMTKYTEKLEEIKKNYRYKKDELFKRLKVTTFAQLVIQVASLSDQTLEVTAEEIQRLEDNDSATSEPDGEVSARTNGKGSPGEQSPSPVQSTNSAGAGDSSRSTLQSVISGVGELDLDKGLVKKAEPNTKDRPYPDCPFLLLDVRDRDSYQQCHIVGAYSYPIATLSRTMNPYSNDILEYKNAHGKIIILYDDDERLASQAATTMCERGFENLFMLSGGLKVLAQKFPEGLITGSLPASCQQPLPSGSARKRSSPKVPPPPAENKWRFTPEDLKKIEYYLEEEQGPTDHPSRLSQANASGRDSKVPGTRSGHNPPARGPGGPPNPRSLSSGHLQGKPWK; encoded by the exons tatCTAACCAAAAGAATACCACAAAACCCAAGGTATCAGCATATCAAGTCAAGACTGGATACTG GTAACAGCATGACTAAATACACTGAGAAGCTAGAAGAGATCAAAAAAA ATTACAGATACAAAAAAGATGAGCTTTTCAAGAGACTGAAAGTTACAACTTTTGCCCAGCTG GTCATCCAGGTTGCTTCCCTATCTGATCAAACACTGGAAGTGACAGCTGAAGAGATTCAAAGGCTAGAAG ACAATGATTCTGCGACTTCGGAGCCCGATGGGGAAGTCAGTGCCAGGACCAACGGGAAGGGGAGCCCCGGGGAGCAGTCGCCAAGCCCTGTCCAGTCCACAAACAGCGCGGGAGCCGGGGACTCCAGTCGCTCGACTCTGCAGAG CGTCATCAGTGGTGTTGGGGAACTGGATCTAGACAAAGGGCTAGTGAAGAAAGCCGAGCCCAACACCAAAGACCGACCTTATCCCGACTGCCCCTTCCTGCTGCTAGATGTGCGAGACAGagattcctaccaacagtgccaCATCGTTGGAG cTTACAGTTACCCAATCGCAACTCTGTCTAGGACAATGAACCCTTATTCAAATGACATTCTTGAATAC AAAAATGCTCACGGCAAGATCATCATTCTGTATGACGACGACGAGAGGCTGGCCAGCCAGGCGGCCACCACCATGTGTGAGCGGGGATTTGAAAACCTCTTCATGCTTTCCGGAG GTCTAAAAGTCTTAGCTCAGAAATTCCCAGAAGGACTGATTACGGGTTCCCTGCCAGCATCTTGCCAGCAGCCCCTTCCTTCTGGCTCTGCCCGGAAACGATCCAGCCCCAAGGTGCCGCCTCCACCAGCTGAGAATAAATGGAGATTTACCCCAGAAGACTTGAAAAAGATAGAATATTACCTGGAAGAGGAGCAGGGTCCTACGGACCATCCTA GCCGGCTGAGCCAAGCTAATGCCTCCGGAAGAGACTCCAAGGTTCCAGGCACCCGCAGCGGTCATAACCCGCCCGCCAGGGGCCCTGGTGGCCCCCCGAATCCCCGCTCGCTCAGCAGTGGCCACCTGCAAGGCAAACCCTGGAAGTAA
- the CEP41 gene encoding centrosomal protein of 41 kDa isoform X1, whose amino-acid sequence MSRNKQIKPCVKEANYDYLTKRIPQNPRYQHIKSRLDTGNSMTKYTEKLEEIKKNYRYKKDELFKRLKVTTFAQLVIQVASLSDQTLEVTAEEIQRLEDNDSATSEPDGEVSARTNGKGSPGEQSPSPVQSTNSAGAGDSSRSTLQSVISGVGELDLDKGLVKKAEPNTKDRPYPDCPFLLLDVRDRDSYQQCHIVGAYSYPIATLSRTMNPYSNDILEYKNAHGKIIILYDDDERLASQAATTMCERGFENLFMLSGGLKVLAQKFPEGLITGSLPASCQQPLPSGSARKRSSPKVPPPPAENKWRFTPEDLKKIEYYLEEEQGPTDHPSRLSQANASGRDSKVPGTRSGHNPPARGPGGPPNPRSLSSGHLQGKPWK is encoded by the exons tatCTAACCAAAAGAATACCACAAAACCCAAGGTATCAGCATATCAAGTCAAGACTGGATACTG GTAACAGCATGACTAAATACACTGAGAAGCTAGAAGAGATCAAAAAAA ATTACAGATACAAAAAAGATGAGCTTTTCAAGAGACTGAAAGTTACAACTTTTGCCCAGCTG GTCATCCAGGTTGCTTCCCTATCTGATCAAACACTGGAAGTGACAGCTGAAGAGATTCAAAGGCTAGAAG ACAATGATTCTGCGACTTCGGAGCCCGATGGGGAAGTCAGTGCCAGGACCAACGGGAAGGGGAGCCCCGGGGAGCAGTCGCCAAGCCCTGTCCAGTCCACAAACAGCGCGGGAGCCGGGGACTCCAGTCGCTCGACTCTGCAGAG CGTCATCAGTGGTGTTGGGGAACTGGATCTAGACAAAGGGCTAGTGAAGAAAGCCGAGCCCAACACCAAAGACCGACCTTATCCCGACTGCCCCTTCCTGCTGCTAGATGTGCGAGACAGagattcctaccaacagtgccaCATCGTTGGAG cTTACAGTTACCCAATCGCAACTCTGTCTAGGACAATGAACCCTTATTCAAATGACATTCTTGAATAC AAAAATGCTCACGGCAAGATCATCATTCTGTATGACGACGACGAGAGGCTGGCCAGCCAGGCGGCCACCACCATGTGTGAGCGGGGATTTGAAAACCTCTTCATGCTTTCCGGAG GTCTAAAAGTCTTAGCTCAGAAATTCCCAGAAGGACTGATTACGGGTTCCCTGCCAGCATCTTGCCAGCAGCCCCTTCCTTCTGGCTCTGCCCGGAAACGATCCAGCCCCAAGGTGCCGCCTCCACCAGCTGAGAATAAATGGAGATTTACCCCAGAAGACTTGAAAAAGATAGAATATTACCTGGAAGAGGAGCAGGGTCCTACGGACCATCCTA GCCGGCTGAGCCAAGCTAATGCCTCCGGAAGAGACTCCAAGGTTCCAGGCACCCGCAGCGGTCATAACCCGCCCGCCAGGGGCCCTGGTGGCCCCCCGAATCCCCGCTCGCTCAGCAGTGGCCACCTGCAAGGCAAACCCTGGAAGTAA